TATGAAAAATTAATAACTGGGAAGAATTAATTCACTTTgatgaaacacacattttcagaactgAGTGCATAAAATGTGAATACAGAGGACAAACTAAAATATTAGCTCTGGTAATAAAATGTAAGTGTAAAATGTGCCAGAAGACTTAGAATATTTAAATGCAACAGTTTTAATGtagcacattaaaaaacaacattcaacTAAAATTGgttctgtgtaaaaaaaaaaagtgtttggcACAGGAGAGatggtgaaaatgtgtgtttcactCCCAATGTGTGATGGGAATGTGTTGTTTTGGTTGAATTTTAAATCACAGGTGTatatagaaaaaagaaaactgaataaCTGAATCATTTATTTTAGATTCATCGTGcataaaatgaaaactttcaaGCTTTTCCAAAGCAAAGACATATCAGAAGATCTCGTGAGATCATAGTCTTACCTTTCATTTTAAACCACTTcaatcaaaaatgaaaacaatttaacttCTTTAGAAATAGGGTAGTTTTCCAATGACACTGCACTGTTTTTAGATTTATGAGAGGCTCAATTACACCTGGATCTCAGGGAGCGCATGCAGgaataaatgcatttaataGATTTAAATAATTTAGAATGGcgtcacagaagaaaaaaagaaaaaaatagaatgtggtcaaacatttttttgtacCTAATACTTTCAACTGTTTTCTTCCAGTTCTCTCTCCACCTGTAGTTATCTCAATAACAGTCTAGGCCCACATGGCTTAAtcaaaaacacataaacaagGACTGTGGAAGAAAATACTATCgaagaaaatgctttttttttttgttctgatgtCTCAGGTTTAAGTCTAAACGGATTCGTTGTGTTTAACATGTTCCACCTCCTGTGACAGACGGTGggaacatgaaaaatacatcatGTCTTCAGCCTGATGAGACACATTTAAAGgaatttgaatgaatttttaaaCTCTGCGTTTATGTCTGGGAATCTTCAGTCGTCTCGTCTGGCACACGCGCTGTTATTGTAGCGAGTCCCATCCCTGTGACAAATCGCTCATAAAATGAAGACGTAACAAGGACAAAACTCTAATCTGCAGCTTCCCAACAGCACGATTTCAACCTTTTTACCTGGAAGACGGCGAAGGCAGATGCAGCCAGTGCCCGGACAGCGAGCGAGTCAGATTTACGAGCAGACAAGCTGCTCCCCAAATTCATTATTTAACAGAAAGGTTACGGCTGCTGCTTCAAAGACGCCGCCGCACGAGCCGTAAGAGGCGTGGGATTGACTTCAAAACTCTGCAAAAGGTCTCCCGAGTCCCGAGGACGCAATCTTAAAAAACCAACGAGAAAGTGAAAGACTCCCGCGCTGACCAGAGGGgcagctgctggctgaggaGAGATGGAATCCTCCAGCCAGACGCCGAGACAAAGGACGGCTTGGTTTTTTGTTACACCGGAGTTCAAGAACAGACAGAAATGCACAAAATCTTCAAACACTTCTTTTTAGTTGTGGTAGAGAGAAAAAACAGTTCAATGCAAATAAAACTCACTTAttaagtgaaaacaaacatttatgcTGAGCAAATGAACCGCTCAGTCCTTAAAAATGAGACCGGGAGAAATAAAAAAGGGACaggagagggaaggaggaggaggtgaagtgaGGTGAGCTCCCGGCGCCTCCCGGCTCAGAACTCCGTCATCTTCTTGTGAGTGTCAGCCTTCCTGTGTTCTCTCTGGATGGACAGCTCCTgagctttctgctgctccagcagccgccgggccgccgacagcttctcctccagctgcttcaccCTGGACGCGTCCCTttttacagcacacacacacacacacacacacacacacacaacaggacaAATCAGGAAGTGGAGAGAGGCCAGACGCTCCAAATCACCTACAAATCTTCACAccttatttacattttcacaccACTCCCACGGCCCCTCTTTATTTGTGCATTCTAATTAATTAGCACTTCAGCTGACGGGAACATCGCAGCGACGACTGTTCATCCCTCACAATGATTAGACTTGTGCGATCTGTGCATCTTGTGCAAGTTATGCAAGGCCTGCAGCTTCACAGAGGAGGCGGGAGCTGTGGGGAAAACGGAGCTGAGGCTCATTTGCAATTAACTGATTATTAAACAGGCCGCTTAATTTGCGCCGggctcgccgccgccacagATGAAGACGACGGCCGGCGTTGTGCACTGACCTGCCCGTCTGCCTGCCGAGGGTTTCGTGCAGCTTCTGGATCTCCCTCTGGGTCTGGGACACCCGCTCGGCGGCCTGGAACAGCCGCACGTTCAGGCTCCTCTTGGCGCTCTTCCCGCCGCGGTACGCTTCCACCCCGgagagagccgccgccgctgccggtgGCGCGGCGGCTCCGGCGCCGCTCTCGCCTCCCAGCTTGTTGTTGAGGAAGTCGAAGACGGTTTGTCTCCCTCCGGTGGTCACTCGGGGCTTCCTGCGCCGCTTCCTGCCTCCCGGCTGCGAGCCGTCCTtggcggcggcgctcctgcTGCGTCTCTGGGTGAGCTCGGCACACTCGTCCAGAGACTTCCCTTTGGGGAGGACCACCGCCATGACCGGCTCCACGCGGCCCTCCTGCAGCTTCCCCAAGCCtgacaggaggaaacaggaagcaaacTGATCACAACACCAATGAGAGCAAAACATACCTTTAAAAGCTGAACTAAACTTTCCAGATTTTGAATCCAGATCAGCAATTTGAGAAGAAACAAGTTTTAACAACTTCCTGTAATTCTTTACAGAAATTCAtcattaaaaatcaaacaaaatcaataGGGACAAATTCTATTCTAATATAAAATATCATGAACATCCATAAGTAGCCAGTATTATAGATGTTCGCTTATAGTTTATATTCTGTTTAAGACAATCCAATCGAGTCTGGTTCTGATAGAAATAATAATCTAATAatcactttctgaaaacgctttTCATTGCTtcatatcaaatcaaatcaaaatcaagaTATTTTTGAATGATGAAGTTATGAGGGAGTCATAATTCACCGGGTAATGTCAGAGTTCGAGTGTGATGTGTGAAGTGACAGTTCtgctttagttggttttaaaaatacattgatttcCCTTTAGAAGAAATAATTCAGGAGAAGGAAGAAATTCCCAGAAACTCTGACTCGACTCGTCCTCTTCGCTGCTGCTTCATCTCGAGGTGCTTGTGTTTCTATAACTCATCATTTCTGCTTCACCACACGTCAGGTTTATCAGCCTCATTTGAATGAATCAAAGTCTTGCAGCTGCTCCAGTCTGTGTGTGAATCAACATCTTTCACATAGGATGAAGACTTTTAGACGGAGAATATTTATTCCTGTCAGATGCGTCACATTCAGCAGGGCGGGGTCACGGCGCTCCTCTACACATAGCCCTGACACCGGCACTCACCTTTGCCGTACTCATAGCCCATCTTGAGCATGAGCTTGGATCCGATGCCTCTGGTGTGCGCCTCCCAGCCACCAAAGCTCGTACTGTTAAATGTTGCTTCGGACGCTGCAGCAGAGTCCATCACTACAGGAGAACAAATACAACTGAAATTACACGTGGACAGTTGCATTATTGTTAAAAGACTCCGGTTATTTCCACACCGGTGGAACAGGAGTGAACTGTCGCAGaccaaaaaaatcatttctcGTCGGTCTACTTGCAGTTTAGTTAAAATATTATTTGTTCAAaccaaaagatgaaaatagGGGGGCTTCATTTGCTTCTGTCCTCCACATATATGTACAACCTGTGTCTAATCAGCAACACCAAGTGTCCAAATACTGCTACAAAATATGTAAAACTACATAATCTTCCATCAACGAGCATTAAAGGCTTTGATCCTCCACATGcccttctctgtgtgtgttgttgtgcgGTTTCTGACAAACCTTTAGCATATCCGACAGTGTCTCCATCAGCGGCGTCGTCCGGGTCGGAGTCGGAGGAGATCGGGTCGTCTTCCCTCAGAGGCGGGATGACGGCGTCAGCTTCGACTACGGCGTCTTTCAGCAGCAGGGAGTCAAATTTCACCGTGTAGAAACCGCTGTCCATTTCTACAGAGAGAGAACCCAGGTAAACATGGAACTGAGAGACATCCTCTCACCACATCCTTCCTAATCTGCTCCTGAGGACAGAATCTACCTGTGATCCTGGCCGGATACCAGATCCCGTCCTCGTGTCGGACCAAGCAGGACGAGCCGTCTTCTAGTttactgaggtcagactccTGGAACTCTCTGAGCTCCGACACACGCACCACTTCACCGTGAGAAAACCTTTTtaatgagagggaaaaaaaaaaaacctttgaaagaTTCTAAGACTCAACTTGAGCTTCTACAGAAGAAACATTCCCATAGGTTTTGCTTTATTGAAGTTGAAACTAAATTCTAAGAAGGTAGGAAGACTGTTAAAGACTGTGTTTGATACCCTGGCTGAGCACCTGCATCAGTTAAACAGACTCACTCATATCTCAGACTGATGAAACTTCGAGGATGAAAGAGTTTTCTTCAGTGATAATTTACCTGCAGTTGTCCAGAAAGCGACATTTGCCCTCCAGGTAGAAGGGACACGGTTTCATGGACTTCTGTGTGGGGTAGATGTAAAGCACCCTCACTTGGGCCTCCTCTCCGTCGGGAGGTTCTGCTCCCACCACCATGGCGTTGTGATACTCCAGCGTCCCCCACGTCGTCCGGTAAGGTGCTCTCACTTTAGTCCCACCGAGtgcatcttcctcctcgtcatcctcctcgtcctcccctTCGTCTTCCTCGCCGTACACCGGGCCACTCTCCCCCTCCTTGTCCCTGGTGTCCAGGCTGCTGCCTGAACACTCCCCCAGTTCAGAGTAAAAAGCAGCGAACTCCGTGTCCAGAGCTCCGTTCGATTCAGCCGCTGCCTCTGCGGCGTTGCTCTGCGCTCCgttgctgtcctcctcctccagtcggGACAGCAGTCGGCTCTTTTTCACCGAGATCAGGCTGGCCTCGGTGAGCTCGATCAGCTGGCAGAGGTCCTCTTTCAGCTTGAGCAGGTCTGCCTGCTGGGTGGGGTCCAGGCCGGCAGCGAGCGccgtctccacctgctgcaaCTGGGCACCGTACGCGGCGATGGCCGCCTCCAGAGTTTCTTCATCCATCCTGACTGGAGGCAAGGCTGTAGGTGAACAGCATCAATCACCTGGGAAATAACACAAAAGTATGGAAGACTCAGAGGTAATCAGTAGGAATGAGCCTCCGGGTTTCAGTCCAGGAAGCAAACACACCTCCACCTTAGAGGCGTCCTGTTTCATGGGTCAGTTCACATGACCCTGAACCACTTTCTCTGTTACACTGCTGCAGGTTTGGActggtggaggggaggggggggggggggggggcattattTGAAGGACTTAACCTTTCACCACACCTCTCTTCCCAGATACAGTATTTATATATCATTCACATCAAGTGTGTTAAGTTACTCCCTCTAATGTAGTCTTATGATCTCTTCTTTCATTCTTTACGATCTCTGGGTGCAGAActaaaaaatctgttttctaaCCCTAGAGTCTGACAAAAAACTGATTAATGTTGTTCTCTAACCTTTgggtttgctgttttttttttcccttggtAAAGGGAGAGTTGCTCAGAGCCATCATCCCGTGTTACTCTTGtgagattttctgtgtttttcctgtttcttctaTCTATCATCATGTTAAGTGCCATGAGTGCGTAATTGGCTCTGCATGTGTAAAATCAGACTGAATTTGAACCATGTGATACAGAATTAACAGGACATGTAATTTTATGACTTTTCAAGGGTTCAGGCTGCAAAGTGGTGTAGTGAGAATGTCATGGGTTCGAATCCAGGTTCAGTGTGGAGTTCACATGTTCTCACTCAATTTGGGTTTCagtgctcaaggacactttgacaagTGGACATGGGGAGATCAGGAATCGGACCTCCAACATTTTGAGCCACAGTCACTATGTGTAGGTGGTGACCCTAAAACTTCCTGCAGATGTGAATCCGTGTCTTGATCCTGTTTTCAGCTGGGAAGACATGCaataataatttttatttttttaagagatGCACTTTAGTTTATTGCAGACGAGTGTTGCATGTGCAAACATTTTCCGTATTTGTTATTCTCAACGATATAATTACAATATTATTGTTATAGTTACTGCGATGGAACATCAAGAGGAGCAGAAATAAATCTGCCACCAAGTAGGAGTGTTAATATGAGAAATATAGGAGACTAGTGGTCATATATGAATATGTATTGAAAATATCGAAATATAATGGCAGATGGAAGATTTAGGAAATACCAGAAGCAAGCTATATTTAGGACACTGTAAGAATGGAGTGGGTTGATTATATACATCTATAAAAGCTTCAATTTATGGTTTATATGCATCCTGCAAATGCTAACCAAGCTAGCTCTTTTAGCCTTCTTTAAGCTAACTTTTACCACCGGTAATGAAAAGAGCTGCGTTACCTTCGTGATGAGGCTCTCCGTCGTACATCAAGATCCCAGACATAAGAAATTTACAGGTTCCGTAATATAAGTCATTaaaatagatgaataaataacacaaaagTGGTGAATCTGTTACTCACACAGTCGGTGTTACATATTAACTCGTTTCCCTGTTGACTGGTGACGAACTTCCTTTAGCATCCGTCGTTGCAGATATTCATAAACGGTACGGCAAAATTGAAACTTTATTGTAAATTATGTTAAACGGTGTTCATCATGACAACTCTGgagttctgtcggatttttAACATTTGCTGTTCCGAGCAACTGCAGCAGATGCAAAAGAAAATTGGTCACCACTTCACAGGGAAACCGTTTATTCCGCAACACTGGTTAAGTGGCAGGTTAACCGGAAATCATTGGATGTTGACTTCCGATTTTATTTCATACTAAAATCGTTGTATTTATAAACATAAATCGTTGACTTTAAATGTTTCAGATCTCTCCTATTtgtaacacagctgattgcaatgactGGGCTTTTCTTTAAGCCTGAGGAGGACATCAACATGAGGCTGAGGTGCgctgcagggagagagggagggcagCAACACAACACCGGCAGGGTGCAGGCCGTTTTAGGATTCAGTTTGACAGCCCTGTTTTAAAACGTTTGACTTCATCCTTGATGGAAACCTTCTAAATGAATCTCATGTTTTGATCTGACTTTGTCACAACAGGACCTCATCCTCTCTGCTTTTATTCTCAAATTCTTCAAACCGGAAGTTGTATGACGCAGAATACGAGCGTCCGTGACGTCGACGTCAACAACTAACTTCCTCGCTGTAgaaatgtgtctttatttttaatgcttttagGTTAAAATTCCCACAATGTGCTCTTTTTTACCACATGAGGTTCGGCTAATGCCGCTTTCATGAAGGTAGGACAGTAAATTCCGTGGCGTTTGTCTCGCAGCTCATCTTCAGCTGGATGTTTGCGTCATGTGAGCCATGTGAATGAACCGTAGGTATTTGAAagaaatgcaacagaaaaactcttttattaatttctttttacaaatgtatttatattatatacatttctaACCAGGGTACACGAGACGTCAATGCATTATAAATATCATGAATGACTTACTGAACTTCAggattgtttatttcagttgacTGTACGTTCATGTTCTGCAGGTAAACATGTTGAATTTGACCAAACAGATGGAGAAATGCAGCAATAAACTGTTGACTCTGGATCAATTTCACTTCTTAGTTACAAGCCAGACAGAAGCGCTGCAGATATTTAAACAACCCCTGtatgtttaaagttttttttattattattataaaacttaatttaatttaatcgTTTATTACCAACACCGAATAGTCAGATTTCACAACACATAATATTACGATTGTAATTGTTGGTAGATTTTTTCAACACTCAGAAAATTGATTTTACTTCAGATTGTTCAAATCCATTCCCacaaaaatgagcaaaatgtAAATGCATGATGCAGTTGGCAGCAAATGAACTCAACATGTCGAGTGTGGTTTATCCTTTTATGACAAAATATGACCTTCATTTGAAATTGTTCTCTGCAACAAGTCTCAAAAGATCTTGAACATTTCCATGTTTACCATCTGCATTGTATTGATTTTGGTTTGAAATGGTAACATTGGAGGCTTTGACATGTAGGCTGTAATGGATATGTAGACaggttggagtgtgtgtgtgtgtgtgtgtgtgtgtgtgtgtgtgtgtgtgtgtgttgagattTGTGTCTCTGTATGAGCCTCTAATCCAGCTGCTTCATTCAGCTATAATCTGGTGTTTTTCCCTCTGGAGGTCTTGCATGGTAAGTTTTGTCAAGCCATTCAAGGCCTTTCAGTTGTAATGACTAAGCTCTGATGTGGAGTTACTTGGTATTTATGAAGCTTGTGTTAGTGAGGAGAGGCATGTAGCCTGGTCAAGTGAACCTTTCTGGTTCTGTGgaggataaaaataaaatggaaccCTAATTAGAGATGAAACTCGGTCACAGCATGATTCTCTGGCTGTGTGAGAGGTGAAGGCCAAAACATTAACTGGTTCTCATAGactcaaaaacatgaaattacccatgaaaaaaaatatatatatttccacAGCAAATCTCATTATGGATTCACAGTAATCAGATATCAATATGTATACCTACatctttttatttactttaaacaGCGTGCTTCTACTTTCTGTCTTCAGAATTGGATTCGTTACTGCTTCTGTGTCTGATACTTCCCTGGTGAAGTCTCCGCCGCTGTGATGCCACCGGCCATGTCTCAGATCAGTGATCCAAAGATTGCCTTTGCCTACCTGCGGCCGGCCTGCGTCCTGCTCACCCGAGAGCCCACGGTGGCCAACGTGGAAACTCTGAGCAGCCAGCTGAAAGACGTCAACGATGccacgctgcagcagctgcaggaataCGTCCTCTTCCCTCTGCGCTTCGTCCTCAAGGTGCCCGGGCCCCGGAAGGACCAGCTGGTGCAGGCCGTGGTGGAAGCCATGAGCCACATTTTGGAAAACACTTGCGTGCAGAGCTGGGAGACGCTCCGCGACCTCCTGTCGGAGCTCTGCCTCTGCGTCTGCTCCCCATCTGATCCCGGGAAGCCCGCCGAGACGTCGGAGGAGCTGAAGTCGGCGGTGCTGCGGTGCCTGTGTGCTTTGCTTCACGCTGCTTACGGTGATATAGTCTTCAAGCTTTTTGAGCCGGTGATGCTGCCCGGACTGGGCGCTGCCGTGTCACTGCTGCTGGCTTTGGGAGAGAAGGAGAAATCCAGAGAGATCCAGGCTGCGGCCCTGAAGAGCCTCCAGGCTCTGACTCTGCAGTGTGACTGTCCTCTGGAACATGTAGCTCCATCCTCAGAGGAGAGACGTTCTCTCGGCAGCATCATGGCTTCTTTCTTACCTGGAATAACGACAGTGGTCACCAGGATTATTACAGGAGACCTGAGACAAGGACACGCAGTCACAGTCAGGGCCATCAGGGTATCTGTGTGCTCATTTAATTCAATCTTCTTTAAATTGTTGCACTCGGTTAGTACTCATCTTGTTTGACTCATTTCGCCTGTCAGGTTTGGTCCAGGACTGTGGGGCTGGTCATGGAGGACGCCCAGCTTCAGGAGATCGGGTCGCCGAAGACTCCCACAGCAGACCTGGGGAGGATCGGACAGCTGGTGGTCCACAGGACTCCGGACTGGGTG
The DNA window shown above is from Salarias fasciatus chromosome 20, fSalaFa1.1, whole genome shotgun sequence and carries:
- the zgpat gene encoding zinc finger CCCH-type with G patch domain-containing protein; the encoded protein is MDEETLEAAIAAYGAQLQQVETALAAGLDPTQQADLLKLKEDLCQLIELTEASLISVKKSRLLSRLEEEDSNGAQSNAAEAAAESNGALDTEFAAFYSELGECSGSSLDTRDKEGESGPVYGEEDEGEDEEDDEEEDALGGTKVRAPYRTTWGTLEYHNAMVVGAEPPDGEEAQVRVLYIYPTQKSMKPCPFYLEGKCRFLDNCRFSHGEVVRVSELREFQESDLSKLEDGSSCLVRHEDGIWYPARITEMDSGFYTVKFDSLLLKDAVVEADAVIPPLREDDPISSDSDPDDAADGDTVGYAKVMDSAAASEATFNSTSFGGWEAHTRGIGSKLMLKMGYEYGKGLGKLQEGRVEPVMAVVLPKGKSLDECAELTQRRSRSAAAKDGSQPGGRKRRRKPRVTTGGRQTVFDFLNNKLGGESGAGAAAPPAAAAALSGVEAYRGGKSAKRSLNVRLFQAAERVSQTQREIQKLHETLGRQTGRDASRVKQLEEKLSAARRLLEQQKAQELSIQREHRKADTHKKMTEF